The following DNA comes from Centroberyx gerrardi isolate f3 chromosome 4, fCenGer3.hap1.cur.20231027, whole genome shotgun sequence.
CACTTTGCACACTAGCATTGCACAATAACATGTGGCTAGTAGTCATATGTCAATATTAAAGGAACACTTCGCCGTTTTTTAACCTTATCTCCATATATTGGTCCTCACTAATACATGCTGTGAGACGGCACCATGTCTGTCTACTCGCTCTGTGTCTCGGAGACGGGCTGTGGGACGTCCCAAAATTCACCTGGCGATGATGTCATCAGCGGGAATTTCCAACTCATAGAAACTACCACTGCTATCTTCCTGGATTCTTGGACTTCCCACAGCCCGTCTCCGAGACACAGAGCGAGTAGACAGACATGGTGCCGTCTCACAGCATGTATTAGTAAGGACCAATATATGGAGATAAGGTTAAAAAATGccaaagtgttcctttaatattggttgctttgctaaatgagcctgctggctagttagctagctaacagttagttcagcttaactgagctgactcttcagagtgttttggagaagagactagagctaaagacaaaacagtttactgtgtcacagtaaactacatttggaaacaaatctactttaGCAGACTGTTCACTTTCACTTAttacattactgaattgacctacacccacatCACAACAAACTTTTTGAGCTAGCCTCCTGGTTGTTATAGATTTAAACTTGTGCTCAGCCAGTTCTCTAGTGGCACCAGGCTGCTGGGCAATTTGTGACACAGCTGCAAagcttctattctattctgttctattctattctattctattctattcaaacAGGCCATATTATTAAGCCGTAAAAAGTGCTTTTCTACCCCTAGCATGAGGGAATTTGCAGCCAAGGTCAGCAGGGATGAAACTTATTGGTCAGAGGTAGAGTGTAAATGCTGTATTGATTAAGCACTGATGCTGTATTGGCAGAGGGCAGGAGGACGAGAGGCCCATTGGTCTGACGGACGCATCGTGGGTGACTGATAGATGTAATGATCAAAGGCTTGGTAAAGCACTGGCTTGTACTGTACAGCCAGTTGTCTTTGGGTCGGGGGTAGGatctaacctgtctgtctgcctgtttgtctgtctgtcttcctggctatttctcctgtctctgtctgcctgcctggctgttGGTCAgccagtctgtctctccactggtCTGCTGCCCTGCTAATTTATTCTGACtactaggcttgggcgatatccaaaatgttaTATCGCAAGACTGTACCgccaatatttttctttttattgtatttattctaAATTAGTTTCTAGGcaaaatttgatcttactattcaagtaTTGGAGGAAACAAAGGCCATATTCGATACCGTcaaaaatattgcgatattcgggaaatatcacgatattcgatattatcgaaTGTCGATATTATAGAATATCAGCCCAAACCTactgactacctgtctgactgtgtgtttatctgtcttACGTCAGTTGAGtcatgtagtggtaaataaaaaggagggtataCTATGACCTCAAGTAGGCAAATCACCaccaaaagaaataaaaatcaaatccagcaaagcattcatttatgcattttccccttaaaagaccctatcttcatataacatAAATCAGTGTTatgctacttactatgatatgaatttaggtcataaaGGTTTATGTCATTGTaaaaactgagtttaggtggctttaccctccactacatcccatGTCTGTCTCATCCAGTCACATTCTAGCGACTACAGACTACATCGAACAGATTtattcttttctgtctgtttctttgatGATTcattcactctgtctgtctctcttccggCCTATTCATTCTGTCACATCTGTCTCTTTTGTCGACATATTAATTACAGGGACTCCAGCCTTTAGTGACAGGTCTCCAGGTCCAACCCTTGTCAAACTGTCCAACCTCTCATACTTCCCGCTGACAGCTGGCTCTGGAACATTGGGACCAATCATGAGCGACCAAAAAGGGCAAACACCGGCTATTTGGCGCACAAAGGCCgagaaaaagcaaaaagcaaatgCTTAAAATGAATTCAAAGGCTTCGTTTCTCTGACTAATCAGTGCAATCAAAGTACATGTGTCACCTTATACCACGAGTCGTTGCAatcaagcaatctgattggtcaacgaTGCAATCCAATGTAATCGCTCTGGGCATAGAGAAGGAATTCAGCATGGACAAATATCCACTGCAAATATAAGAACGATGATCCAGCTACCGGCCTACATCTTACCCTCCTTacataatatattaatatattttctGAAGCAAGAAATTAAAGCTGTTTACATTATCTGCAGTATCCGCACCGCGTTCCATCTTCTTCCAATGAAAAATGTCCCTGCCAACCATCAGAGGAGGATATCCATTTATGTAATAGATATCTTCCTCTCGTCTATATCAATATACAGGATCTATATTAATGCAGTTTAAAATCAGAACAAAGACATTTATCTGTTTTATCTGTTCTGCATCTTACCCCGAAACGACAATTAACatacagaagaggaaaaaatcCTGCAAGTTTTACCAGTCAAAATAATCAATATACATTTTGCATTGAAATACCATTTTCAGTGCTATTTAATGTACAGAATCAGGTAttgtgtgttcatttaaaacTTCAACCTTCAGTGGATCaggtttgtaattcatcatgaagtgcagcAGAACTCAGACagacattcaaatgttattgtctcTAATAGTTACCAGCCAGTATGGCGGAAGAcacttattgatttatctgccaaagacaaattttaccaaCATGTGGCGCTTGGCGGGTGCCAGTTTTGGGCCCTGCAGACCGCTTCTCCCCccacttaaaaaacaaaacaaaatcccaGCCGTGTTTGTGGCTAAATACCCTATCAACTACAGACACAGCGCTGAACGTCAGACGACAGATCCTCCCTATGAGGTCTCATTCCCACAGATGCGAGCGGCCATATGTTCTGTCGGCGGATGAAGCTGCtgtaaaaaacatgaatgaaggATAAATCTTCCAACCCATTCATGTTGCTGAATGAGGGAGCAGCCATTTAATCTGCCCCGGCGTGGCTTGTTTGACCTCTACCTGCACAGGACCAAAGATGGATGAGAAGGAGAGGCAACTTGACTGCCACTGCTCTctatatgctgtgtgtgtgtgtgtgtgtgtgtgtgtgtgtgtgtgtgtttgagtgggtgggtgtgtgtggacagtatgtgtgtgtgagtgtatgcgaTCTCAAGGGGAGACCACATGAGGCTACATTACAAATGCAGTGGCAAGGCTCTTACTGGTCTGTGTCGTGATTAACATTAGCCTAGTAAACGCATCTCTTAACATCTGAATAGATGTTcatcgccacacacacacacatacacacacacactcttctgcaTCACCACCGACCTTCGTCTTGAATTTTAAAGAGACAATCTGTTCTCCCCTATGACGACGGTTTcgactttttctttctttctctctccctctctctctctctctctctcacacacacacacacacacacacacacacacacaatgcatgcaCTAACCTCCCAAGGGCAAACAGGGGGAGAGGCACCTGTGGCCCGCCTGATTAACAGCCATTTTACAGAGAAGCACAGAGAGTGAAGGGCTAAGTGTTCTCAACACAGCAGAGCTGAGTATCTTTTGAGAATCCATCCAGGAGTggactgtacgtgtgtgtgcgtgcgcgcgcgtgtgtataTGTCAACAACAATCCCTCCCTATGTCAACAACAACCCCTTTGTGAATATAAAGGTCAAGGCCTgagtatttttctctctgtatgctCTTTCTCGTTCTATACAAACAAGAACATAATATTAAGcactgcatgtatgtatatggcctccttaTGGCCTCCTAAGCTTGTCTCCTAAAGGTTTAGGTAAGTATCCCAGCGTCAATAGGCAGATATAATAATCAATTATAGCCCTATTTATATATAGCTATATAGCTGCTGAAAGAATGGCCTCTATGCAGTGAATTGGTCAGGCTTCACTAGATAGATCTCTCTTTGTCTTGgtccaaacagcatttagaccatcatgagacactaaaactcccctttgaaacccagactaatgaaattcgtttagggttagcagctctttaaggcagggtgacccccatatgcctttttctctctctctttcttaccaCAAGTCATGTCAGCAGCTTGTAGCTTTTTGCCTTGTGAATACATACAAGCTTCAATGTCTTCAGCGTCTTCCAGAATGACAAGAGACAAGCGGTCATGCATGGCTTGAAGAACGTCACGTCAATGTAAGCGATATACAAAGGCTGTCTCCACGACCAGATTGGACCCCAGATTGCTTACTGTACAATCACTATGTTCTCAGTGACTAGCATTGATCTTTCCTTCTGGAGGAGCGGACCAGATGCATGCCAGAGACACGCTGAGGGAAGTCCGGGTTGGCGCTGGCGCTGGTTTTCCGATGTTCCAACCTTTCCCTGTACGCCTTCGTCAACACTGACAGAATGATGGGTGAAATATTGCGAGAAATCAAAAGTCACTGAATCACCCTGTTCCGAAGAGTAACTGACCAGGCCTACAGCTCCAACTGGGAATAGGTAAAGCACCACACTTCGTAAGTATATTTTGACCCTTTTCTTGAAGGTCTCGGTATTCAGGTGGCGTCTCTACGGTCTGTCCTACTGTAAGTCAGCCTCATCCACCAAGCCGCCAACACTGAGGGGAATCTCCGTCTGGATCGGTGCAGTCTGACTCAGCGGATGTTTCAGAGCGGAACAGCGACTTGTACTTCTGGACGACAGTCAGCTCCAATTGCTGTTTTTTGCTGGATCCTTTGGCTGCAACCCCCATTTGTGTCTCGCATCTTCACCGATTGCATTCCGTGGCCCAAACTGATGCAAATGAATGTTAACGAACGCAGACGCAGGGCAGTACCCAAGGTCGTCCTGGACTGTGAAGTCCAGGACAGGCTGGGGGTTGAGTTCTACGCATTGGTTTGGTTACGTTTCACATGGGAACATTTCAAGCAAACCATATTTCGTCATTTCCTTCACTGGTCAGAAAACAGGTTTAGAAAAGTACTTTCTTCCCGGGTAAACAAACATGAAGAATCAGCTTCAGCTTCGTTAGTGGATCATCGCATTTGCTGTCAAACTCTTTGCGGGAATTGTGCCTCTTGTGGTCCTCATGTGTACCAAAGGATTATCCCACTGTTTATGGAATGAGATACTGAATAAATAATTGATACCTTTTCACTTAAGATTCTGCTGACACTGTGAACATTTTCGATTTTCCTACTGAACACATTTCCCGTGTTTAACCCATAACGCACAGTGCTTCCTACAGTTGGGTGGAACCACGGTCAGACCACATCTTCAGTCCAAACAAAGCTCCAGATTTGGTTTGGAAACGTACTGAGAAACCTCCCACTCATCGAGGTCTCGGTCCGATTGCTGTGTTCTCATTTGGACAAACCAACACACCTAAGGAGGAAACTGCTCCAGGGTTTGAAATAACAGCTCCAAACCTACTAGCTGTGATAATGCCCTAAGAGTAGACCAGAACCATGCTAGAAGAAGCAGCCCACAGCATTCCAGAGTTCCTTTACTTTAAGTGTACCATGCACATTTTTGCTGGTGCTTTATTTGTTTTGAGGAATATCAAAGTTCATGCCCATGCAATTAAAGTGCTACCAAATTAGTCAAAATGGATGAATAGGGGTAAAACTCCCTACAGTAGCAACCCACCATTACACGGTgagattttctttctttacctcctgctttcctccgttgttgttgttactgtgacttcctgctctgtggccgctagcctcaccttgatagccacaaccagctcccTGCTGACCACGCCCACACGACACACCCAAATGCTATACGCCCAAAAACATCATTGGAAAGCCAGTTTCAGGCAAATGGGGAATTtagacatgaacacacagactcGATAATGTAGAATGTAgtgtaaaaaacaacatattgcGAGAAAATTTTCCTAAGCTGGTCTCTGAAGGGAAGCCTTTCTGCTGGTATTGCCTGTATATTGTATAAATGATGCAACTCAAAATAAGCAAAAAAGGAGAACCTAAAAAGATGCATTTCTTCATTAAAACCAAGGCATTCCGGCATATGCCTCCGTCAAGATTTTGTTGCCTGTATATATTGAAGGCCTCGGTgttcagcctgtctctctctaacctgAGTTAGAGTTTCTCCTGAGCTGGCCCTGCCATCCCCACAGTGTCATCTCCTCCCACTGATATGAAAGCACATCGGGGTCGCTAGGCGATGTAGGGAAGGAAAAACAGCCGAGATGTTGACGTCCAACTTGCTATTCTCCTGCTGTGAGCCGGTCAGGGCTTTGGTAATGAGAGCCTGGGGACCTGGCTGagccccgtgtgtgtgtgtgtgtgtgtgtgtgtgtgtgtgtgagagagaaagagagagagaggagagtgtgtcTATAATCTTCCTCGAGGACTTTATTgctcggtgtgtgtttgtgtgtgtgtgcaagtgtatatgtacatttgtgtgtgtgtttatgtgtatagatatatgtgtgtgtgtgtgtgtgtagctgaggCTCACGGCCTGACAGGCTCAGTCACACAGAGAAACATATTGTGGAGCGAGTGGTAAGCCGATGATAACCAtgaacaacccccccccccaccaccaccacccctcaccccacacacacacacacacacaccaccccacccctcaaCCCCTCCCaaccccttctctccctccatcctctctgccccccccccccccctctctaatCGGCAGGCTAATTGACTCAGCCAGATTTGGCAACAGGCTTATTAGTGTCATTTCACACAACAAGGAATGACCTACGCAGACGGTGCAGCAGTGACAGTCGAGACCGAGCGCGCCCTGCGACGCTGTGATCACCAGAtcccatttcacacacacacacacacactgcaaaaaaaaaaaaagatttcccCTCAGCTGACGCGATAACCTATTGTTTCATATGAGGGTTCGGCCGATGCGAGGTtatgaaggctgatactgatatttttttgtgCGGAATTTCATATCGTTTTCATGCAGAACAATTAGTACAGTAttcagtgttcaaaatggctcaTTAGAATCAAGTCAGGTTCAGGGCCTCCCATAAACaatcagtgtagtattgatcaattctacagtaaatatgtaatcaatcaaactgcatcatatcagaggtggaccacactgactggaccagaccTGATTTTTACTGAAAGGACAATATctgccccatatatcagtctttTTCATATTGCTGTTACTGTGCATTTAATAAGAACCAGCAGGGATCTCATTGCCTTACCTAGGCCTGCTTGTTTTTAAGCCTTAACTCAACAGTCATGCTGGTTCTCATTCTACCcttttcaatctctctctctcccacacacacagacacaaacacacacacacataaacacacacatacacactaacacagCATCCTGAGGCTGGGGTGAACTTCCCTGGGTAGCTGTGAAATTTAATGGCACCCGCATTGGTGTCATTCAGCAGGCTACCTACAAGTaagcaaggtgtgtgtgtgtgtgtgtgtgtgtgtgtgtttgtctggtaAGTGCATGGAGCTGATGGAGATTCAGTATGGTTTTGTCTATTGATTAATCCTTCAAGATTACCCAAATTCTGCCTGATGAGTGTTTGTGCgcgtgcatacgtgtgtgtgtgtgtgcatgtgtgtgaccgCCCTTACCGCTGTGCGCGCTGAACCAGCGGGGTGCGATGTGCAGGGGCAAGGTGTCAGCCAGCGACCCCCGGGACCCCAGATAGAGCACCCCGTCCGTGTGGTGCCCTCCGCCCCCCGTGTCCTGGTAGCCGGTGCCGTGGGGGGCGGCGGTCGTGCCCGCCGACCCCCCTCCGGCTCGGTCCGAGTCCGTCCCTCTGGGGGTGTAGAAGCCGAAGGGCACGGCGGGACTGTGCTCGATGCCCATCCCGGCCACGGAGCTCACCGAGCGGCTCCGCAGGCCCATGGTGCCGCTCGGCCGGTAGTGGCCGAAGTGGGCCGAGGGTGGCACCGCGCTGTCATCCGTAGAGACGCCGGGAAAAGCACCCCGGGGCCGGCCCGCCGTGCTCTGCTTTCCCCCCATCCAAAGCGGGAGGCGAATGGGTGGGGGTTCTCGGTGAAAACAGGCGGGAGGGGGCTCGGCTCGATCCGCAACGGGTCGAGAGAGCCGACACAGGCTgtcgcccccctcccctcgctcctgtctgtctctcggcctgcctgtctgtctgtctcggcAGGCTCGTCAGCTCTGACTCTCCGCAGACGCAACAGCCCGTTTCCCTGCTGAGCGGAACATGAGCCAGCCCCGACGTCTGGATTCACCTCGCCCGCACAGAAAACCTCGACACAACCGGGGCTGGGTGACAAGTTGAACGATGCCCGAACCCCAGAACGACGAACCGCGGATGCGTCTCACACTCCCCGTTGATCTCCCAGGTAATCGAGACGGGTGTGTGTCATATCAGTGCAGGCGGgacgcagcagcagcaacacgtTTATCCCGCCCGGCCCGGATCACAGCAGCGCCGCAATGTTCACTCCGCTGCTCGCGCCTCATCTGATCTCAGACATCGTGACAactgttgctgtctgtctgaccgcCGACACGACGGTCTGTCTCGTGAAACGACGCTGCCGTCCGCGCTTGTCTGTCCGGTCCGGTAGGTTCCCCCCCCCCGCACCTCCCGGCGGTCGTGAATCAC
Coding sequences within:
- the znrf1 gene encoding E3 ubiquitin-protein ligase znrf1, whose protein sequence is MGGKQSTAGRPRGAFPGVSTDDSAVPPSAHFGHYRPSGTMGLRSRSVSSVAGMGIEHSPAVPFGFYTPRGTDSDRAGGGSAGTTAAPHGTGYQDTGGGGHHTDGVLYLGSRGSLADTLPLHIAPRWFSAHSGFKCPVCSKSVASNEMEVHFIMCLSKPRLSYNDDVLARDAGECVICLEELQQGDTIARLPCLCIYHKSCIDSWFEINRSCPEHPSD